TGGGGGCCACAGGGAGGGCGTGGACCGCTGGTTTCTCATTGCCGCGACCGCCCTCGCAGCCGTGGGCGGGATCACCGGCATGTGGACGGTGCACAAGGGCACGCGCAGCCGCTGGACGGTGATCTGGATGATCGCGGCCTTCGCGGCGCAGATGGGCTTCCTCTACTACCGCGGCCAAGCCCGCGGGGCCTGCCCGCTGGTGGGCATCAGCGAGATCATGGCCTTCCTGAGCTGGTCGCTCACGCTTTTCTACCTGGCGGTGGGACCGACCTACCGGCTCTCGCTGCTCGGCGTTTTCACGGCACCGCTGGTCACCATCTTCCAGATTCTGGCGCTGCTGCCCGGGGTCTGGGATACCAACCCGATGCGGGTGCCGGCAACCGATCCGTGGCGGGAGACGCATGCCGCCATGTCCGTGCTTTCCTACGGCGCGCTGGCGCTGGCCGCCGTGGCGGGGGTGATGTTCCTGGTGCTGGACCGGCAGTTGAAGGATCACCACTTGCAGTCCGGCCTGTTCCGGAATCTTCCTCCGGTGCGGGAGCTTTTGAAATCGATGGTGCGCCTGCTGTGGATCGGATTGGCGCTTTTGAGCGTCGGCGTGGTGGCAGGCTTCATGATGCCGCGGCAGGGAGGCACCGCGCACCTCGTGGCGGCTTGTGTGGTCTGGATCGGGTACGGACTCCTGTTGGGAGTGCGGCAGGTGAGGGGGCTGACCGGCCGCAAGACGGCGGTGGTCGCAGTGGTTTTGTTCGTCGGTTCGCTTTCGGTTTTCGCCCTAGTCTGAATGGAACTCGTCTGTGTCGGCCTGAATCACCGCACCGCGCCCGTGGAGGTCCGCGAGCGCTTCGCCGTGCCTTCTGGGAAGCTCGGGGTTTCGGCCAAGGAGCTGCTGGCGATCTCCGGGCTGGAAGAGGGCGTGGTGCTCTCCACTTGCAACCGCACCGAATTCTACATCGCCGGGGAACATGCCGGTGAAGCCGCCGCCGAGCTGCGCCGCAAGCTGGCCGCGCAGCACGGTGCGGAGTCCGATCCGCACTGGTACGAGCACCACCGCATTGATGCCGCCAAGCATCTGTGCCGGGTGGTGAGCGGGCTGGACTCGATGGTGCTCGGGGAGACCGAGATCTTCGGCCAGACAAAGGACGCTTACCGCCAGGCGCTTGATGCCGGGGCCACGGCCGGAGTGCTGAACCGCCTCTTCCAGCGCGCCTTCGGCGTGGGCAAGCGGGTCCGCACCGATACCCGAATCCAGGAAGGTGCCACCTCGGTGGCCGGAGCCGCCGTCGAGCTGGCGGAGAAGATTTTCGGCAAGCTCGCCGGGTGCCGCGTGATTGTCATCGGCGCGGGCGAGATGAGCCGCCAGACCGCCCAAGCGCTCGTCTCGCGCGGTGCCTCGACCGTCTTCGTGACGAACCGCTCTTACGACAAGGCCGTGGGCCTGGCCGAAGAGATGGGAGGGCGGGCCGTTCATTTCGATGAATGGCAGGCCGTGCTCGCGGGGGTGGATGTGGTCATCTCCTCAACCAGCGCGCCGCATCCCGTGGTCTTGCCGCATCACATCGAATCGGTCCGGCGGGTGCGGAAGTTCCGCCCGCTGTTCCTGATCGACATCGCCGTGCCGCGCGACATTGATCCGGCCTGCGGGGAGATCGAGGAAGTTTACCTCTACGACATCGACACCCTCGAACAACTGGCCGGAGAAGCGCGCGTGAGGCGCGAACGGCAGATCGCCGAGTGCGACCGCATCATCGAAGAGGAACTGAAGAAGCTGAATTTACCCGGCACGTGAGCGAAGAGATCCAACACACCACCATCGGCACCCGCGGGAGTGATCTCGCGCTGGTGCAGTCCGCCGCCGTCGAGCGCGCCTTGTCCTTGGCTTTCCCCGAGCTGCGCCTCTCGCGCCGGGTGATCCGCACCACCGGTGACCGCCGCACGGATGTGGCGCTCGCCCAAGTGGCGAAGGCGGAGGGCACGGACAAGGGGATCTTCACGAAGGAGCTGGAGGAAGCCCTCAAGGCCGGTGAGATCGACATCGCGGTTCACTCGCTCAAGGACGTGCCGACGGTGCTCGATGACGGATTCGAGATCGCGGGCGTGCTGACCCGCGCGCCGATCCGCGACGTGCTGGTGACGAAGACCCTGGGCGGACTCGAAGGGCTGCCCGCGGGATCGGTGGTCGGCACCAGCAGCGTGCGCCGGGCCAAGCAGCTGGAATGGCTGCGCCCGGACCTGCGCGTGGTCGATCTGCGTGGCAATGTGCCGACCCGCCTGAAGAAGCTCGCCGACAGTGTGTGCGATGCCCTGCTGCTGGCAGAGGCCGGGCTGGTGCGCCTCGGTTACCGCATGTCGAAGCCGGCCATCGTGTTCGGTTCGACGCTGAATTTCACGCCGCTGAAGGAGGACAGCTTTTATCCGGCGGCGGGCCAGGGAGCGATCGGCCTGGAGATCCGCAAGGGCGATGCCGCAGCGGCAGCGCTGGTCGGTAGCATCCGGGATGCGGATACCTTCGCCCGCGTGCGTGCAGAGCGTGAATTCCTGCGCCTGCTGGAAGGCGGCTGCAGCACGCCGGTGGGGGTCTACACCACCTACGATGGCGGCACCCTGAAGATGGATGCGCGCGTCTTCCCGGATCAAGGCGGGGAGCCGAAGAAAGGCAGTGCGAGCGGTAGCGATCCTCTGGCGGTGGCGGCGGAACTTTTCCATTCACTGGCATGAGCAAGGCGGGAATCTGCTATCTGGTCGGCGCGGGCCCCGGGGATCCGGGACTGCTGACGCTGCGCGCCAAGGAGCTCGTCGAGCGTGCCGACGTGTTGGTCTACGATGCCCTTAGTAGTCCGGTCATCCTCGGCTGGACGAAGAAGGATTGCGAGAAGATCAACGCGGGCAAGCGCGCGAAGGATCACACGCTGACCCAGGACGAGATCAATGCGCTGATCGTAGAAAAGACGCAGGCGGGCAAGACCGTGGTCCGGCTCAAGGGCGGGGATCCGATGATCTTCGGCCGTGGGGGCGAGGAAGCGGCGGAACTAGCCGCAGCGGGCGTGGCCTTCGAGATCGTGCCGGGCATCAGCTCGACCATCGGCGGTCCGGCCTATGCCGGGATTCCGGTGACGCATCGCGACCACTGTTCGCAGCTGACGATTTTCACCGGGCATGAGGACCCGACCAAGGGTGAGAGCTCGATCGACTACGCGCACTTGGCCAAGACCCCGGGCACGAAGGTCTTCGTGATGGGCGTGGCGCGCCTGCGCGAGATCACCTCCGCGCTGATCGCGGGCGGTGCCGATGCCGCGACACCGATGGCGCTCACGCGCTGGGCGACCACCGGCTCGCAGAAGACGATCACCGGCACCATCGGCACGATGGCGGACATCGCGGAGAAAGCGGACTTCGGTTCGCCTGCCGTGGCGGTCATCGGCGGTGTGGTCACGGAGCGCGAAAAGATCAACTGGTTCGAGACCCGCCCGCTCTTCGGCAAGAAGATCGTGGTGACGCGCACCCGCGAGCAAGCGGGTGCCCTGAGCAAAGGCCTCGCGGATCTCGGTGCGGATGTGGTCGAGCTGCCCACGATCCGGATCGAGTATCCGGATGACCGGATCGGCTTTGCGGAGGGCGTGACCCACTCGCACGAATACGACTGGCTCGTCTTCTCCAGCCCGAACGGTGTGGAGAAATTCTTCGATGCCTTCTTCGCGACGTACGCCGATGCTCGTAGCTTGGGGAATCCGCGCATCGCGGTGATCGGGAACGGCACCGCGCAGAAGGTGAAGGAGTATCGCTTCGCCGTGGATCTCATCCCGGAGAAATTTGTCGCGGAAGGTCTCGTCGAAGCTTTCGAGAAGGAGTCGGTCGAGAATCTCACGATCCTCTGGGTGCGTGCGGAAGAAGCGCGCGACGTGATCTACGACGGGCTGGTGAAGCTCGGCGCGATCGTGGACGAGTGCATCGCCTACAAGACCGTGCCGGAAACGGAAGATTCCACCGGTGCCGCCGCCCGCCTCAAGGAGGAGGGCGCGGACCTCGTGACCTTCACCTCCGCCTCCACCGTGGAGAATTTCTTCAAGCTCGGCCTGCCATGGCCGGAGGGCTGTGTGGCTGGAAGCATCGGCCCCGTGACCAGCGAGGCGCTGCGCAAGCAGGGCATCGAGCCCGCCTTCGAAGCCAAACAACACGATATCCCCGGCCTGATCGAAGCGGTGCGGAAGTGGGCGGGGCGCTAGCCGGGATCGATCTAGCAGTGTGCTGCCGGACTTTCCGGTCGGGGACTTGTCCGAATTTGCGTCCGGTGCTAGCCTGCCGCGGCTATTTCCATGAACCTTCAAGATTCCCCGGTCACCGAGGGTGATTTCCTCGAGGTCGTCCGCATCCTCGCGGACATCGTGACCATGGAGGGTACGCTCGATGACAAGCGGGTGAAGCTGATGGGCGAGATCGCTCATCTGATCGGCACGGATAGCTGGGTGTGGGGTTTCGCGCCCTTGCTGAAGCCGGGGGAGCAACCGGTGTATCTATTCCAGAATCTGGGCGGATTCGATGAGGAGCGGATGAGCCGCCTGCTGATGGCCGTGGAGCACACGGATACCGGGGCGATGACCGCGCCGCTGGCCGAGGCCTTGATCCAGACCGGCGCGCACGTCACGCGGCTCCGCAAGCACATCGTGACGGATCAGCGTTTCGAGAGTTCCCCGGCGGAGCCCTACTGGCGGGCGGCGGATATCGGCCCCTTGATCTTGAGCGCCCGACCCTTGGAGGGGAGGGGGAATACCATCATCGGGTTCTACCGGCCGGTCTCCGCTCCGCCTTTCACGGAGCGGGAGGCGCGGATCGCGCACATCATCCTGACCGGTGTGGCATGGCTGCATGAGGCCAGCACTCCGAATCCGGTGGTCCACGACATCCCGAAGCTGCCGCCGCGCTGTCGTTTGATTCTCAATCAATTGGTCCATGGCCGGGTGCGCAAGGAGATTGCCCGGGACCTCGGAATCTCGCTTCACACCGTGAACGACTACATCAAGCAGATCTTCCGGCACTTCGATGTTCACTCGCAGATGCAGCTGATCTCCCGGCTCAAGAACGGGGACGGCCACGATGTGAAACAATTGCCACAAGCGGGGCCCCAACCGTGATTCTGCGGGGTTTGTAGCGGCGCACCCCGTACTTTGGGGGGTAGCCCGGGCCGCTTGGCGATGCTAGCAGTAACTTGACCCGGAAGTTCGGTCCGCGAGCTTCCGACCATTTCCCCGAAACCGCTTTCCTCCCCGAGCGGCCTCCTGCCCGGTCGCTCATGACCGACGTTCCCGGGCGGGAGGCGACGCGGGGAAAGCAGCACGGCGCTAGGGCCGCTCGCTTGCCCGGGGTCCGCTTTGTCCTTGCGCGGTCCGGTTTCATCGTGAGAATCGCCGCCCCCGCGGACGGCGGGTGCCCCGACCATGCCTGAGAACGCAAGCTACCAGCAGATCGGCGAGATCTTCGCGCGCTACGACTCCTTCGTGATCATGAGCCATGTGCGGCCGGATGGCGATGCCATCGGTTCCCAGCTCGCCCTCGGCCTAGCGCTGGAGGCTGCGGGCAACCGGGTCCGCATGATCAATGACGACGGGCTGCCGGATAACCTCCGCTTCCTGCCCGGCTCGGACCGCATCGAGCTGCCGCCGACCGAGCCGCTCGAAGACTACGAGGTGGCAATCGCGCTCGATACCGCGACCAAGCCGCGCCTCGGCGAGGCCTCGCTGAATGCCGCTTCCAAGGCGAAGGTCTGGCTCAACATCGATCACCACAAGTCGAACCCGCGCTACGGCGATGTTAACCACATCGACTCCAGCAGCCCGGCCACCGGTGAGATCCTCTACAAGCTCATCACCGCGCTGAACCTGCCGCTGCCGGATGCCTCGCGGGATGCGATCTACGTGGCGGTGTCCACCGATACGGGCTCCTTCCAGTATCCTTCCACCACTGCGGATACCTATCTGATGGCTGCGGACCTCATCAAGCGGGGCTTGGATGTGGGAAAGATGAACTCGCAGACCTACGATAGCCACCCCTATCGCCGCGTCGAGTTGACCCGCGCGCTGCTCAATACGCTGGAACTCACCGGTGGCGGTCGTGTGGCCCACTGGGAACTCACCCTCGCCACCCGCGATTCCCTCGGCTTGAAGCCGGAGGATAGCGAGGGCCTGATCGACATGATCCGCGCCATCGAGGGCGTGACCGTGGCGCTCTTCTTCGAGGAGCTAGACGGCGGCAAGATCCGCGTCTCCATGCGCTCGAAGGACCCGCGCATCGACGCGAGCGATGTCTGCGGCCAATTCGGTGGAGGCGGCCACGCGCTGGCAGCCGGCATCCGCATGGCGGGCCCGCTGGCGGAGGCGAAGCAACAGGTGCTGGCCGCGGTCTGCGCCGCGCTGCCCGGCGCCTGAACCGATCGATCCGATTTTTATTCCTACATGAACCGACCGAATCCCGGGCCTGTGGTTCCCAGCGGCGTGCTGCTGGTGGACAAGGCTCCCGACATGACCTCGCACGACGTGGTCGCCATTGCCCGCCGCGCGCTCGGCACGAAGAAGATCGGCCACTGCGGCACGCTCGATCCCATGGCCACGGGCCTGCTGATGCTGGTGGTGGAACGCGCCACGAAGATCCAGGACCTCCTGATGAGCGAGGACAAGGAGTACGAGGGCACGCTCACGCTGGGTAAGAAGACCAGCACCCAGGACCGGCAGGGCGAGGTGACGGAGGAGAAGGAGGTTCCCGCCTTCACTGCGGCGCAGATCGATGCTGCATTCGGCGAGTTCACCGGTGCCTTCGAGCAGATTCCGCCGATGGTTTCCGCGATCAAGAAGGATGGCGTGCCTCTCTACAAGCTGGCCCGCAAGGGTCAGGAGGTGGAACGCCAGCCGCGCCCGGTCACGGTCACGAAGTACGAGGTGTCTCGTATCGAGCTGCCGGAAGTGGACTTTACCGTAAATTGCTCGAAGGGCTTCTACGTGCGGACTTATGCCCATGACATCGGCGACAAGCTCGGTTGCGGCGCGCACCTCAGCGCCCTGCGCCGGACCCGCTCCGGGCGCTTCACGCTGGAACGCGCTTTGAAGGTGGATCAGATCAAGACGATGCCGCGCGAGGAGCTGTGGCGGAGCCTGGTGAGCCTCGCGGAGATCTCGCTGATGCGCGGGGCTTGAGGGAAGATCCGCAGCTCAAGCGACAACTGCCCGGCAGCGCTGATCCGCGGCGCAGCCGCCTTGGACTGCGTGCAGCCTGCTGCCGCTTTCGGCAGGTAGCCCTGCTGCCGTGAAGCCGCGGGGAAGGTCGCGGGTTATCCTGCGGGGGAGTGTCGAATTTCCCCCGGATCCTGCTTGGTCGGGAAGCTCGGCATCGGCGAGGCCGGGGATGACCCGGAGAGGGAGGATCATCACCCGTGCTCCGCAGCAGGCTGCGTTCGCGAAAGCGGCAGCAGGCTGCACGCAGTCCAAGGAGCCTGCGGCTCGGGACTACTTTGCTTCGTCCCACTTCCGGTTCGGCAGGAAAGTGCGGGAGCGCTCCGTGATCCGTCCGTCTGCCACGCCATCGGCGGCATCGACGGTGGCCGCCCGCAGTGCGATCTCCTCGCGCTTGAGGCTGCCTTTCTCCTCCAGAAGCTGGATCAAGGCCTCGATCACCAATCCCGCCTGACCGAGATCGCGCTGAAGTTCCACAACCTGCTGCTCCAAGCTCCGGTCCTTGGCGGCATCCCAGCGGCGCTCGCGTTCCTCGCGGAAGCGTTGCTGCGCGGCATGCATCGATTCAAGCCGCTGGGTCTCGGCGATGCTGCGGAGATGGCTGGCCTGCGCGACCTGCGGGAAGAAGAAGTCGAAGAAGCTCATGGTGGCGCGATCCTAGGAAGAGCGCCGGAAGCCGCCATTACAAGTTGGCGGCCCGCTTCCATGGGCCGAAGCCTCAAGCCTTGTAGCCCACCTCGTCGTTCAGGAAGAGCTTCAGCGCATCGAGACCTTCTTCCAGCTCGGCGGAGATCGGGATGACCTTCACCTTCGGGAAGCGCTGCTCGAGGGCCTTCAGGTTGTCCTCGGCACCTTCCATGTCCATCTTGTTGGCCACGATCATCCAGGGGAAGCGGCCGAGCTCTTCATCGTACTCGCTGATCTCCTTGCGCAGGATCTGGATGTCGGAGATCGGGTCGCGGCCTTCGCTGCCGGCGATGTCCACCACGAAGATCAGCACGCGGCAGCGGGTGATGTGGCGCAGGAACTCGTGGCCGAGGCCGCGGTTCTGGTGCGCGCCTTCGATCAGTCCCGGAATGTCCGCCACGGTGCAGCGGCGGAAGCCGCCGAACTCGACGACACCCACGCTCGGCTGGAGCGTGGTGAAGGGATACGCGGCCACCTTCGGGTGGGCGTGGGAAAGCTTGCCGAGCAGGGTGGACTTGCCGGCATTCGGGAAGCCGACGAGACCGGCATCCGCGATGCGGCGGAGTTCGAGGTAGAAGACGCCTTCTTCACCTTCTTCGCCCGGGGTCGATTCGGTCGGAGTGCGGTGCGTCGGGGTGGCGAAGTTCGAGTTGCCCATCCCGCCCTTGCCGCCCTTGCAAAGCACGAATTCCTGGCCGTACTCGGTCAGGTCCGCGATCGGCTCCAGATCGATGCCTTCGTCACCGCGCTCGAATTCCACGGCCTCCTGCACGGTGGTCGCATTGCTGCGATAGACGACCGTGCCGGGCGGCACCTTGGCGATGACGGTCGCGCCGCCCTTGCCGGTCTTGCGCACGCCCGCGCCGTTGTTGCCCTTCTTCGCGATCAGCTTCGGATCGTAGTGGAACTGGCGCAGGTTGTCGGTGGAGGGGTCCACCTTCAGGATGATGTCGCCGCCCTTGCCGCCATCGCCGCCATCCGGGCCGCCGCGGGGCACGTACTTTTCCCGGCGGAAGGAGACAGCTCCATTCCCGCCGTCGCCGGCCTTGGCGTAGATGCGGATGTGGTCGATGAACATGGGATCGGGGCGCGGAGAGTCGTGCGT
The sequence above is a segment of the Luteolibacter rhizosphaerae genome. Coding sequences within it:
- the hemA gene encoding glutamyl-tRNA reductase: MELVCVGLNHRTAPVEVRERFAVPSGKLGVSAKELLAISGLEEGVVLSTCNRTEFYIAGEHAGEAAAELRRKLAAQHGAESDPHWYEHHRIDAAKHLCRVVSGLDSMVLGETEIFGQTKDAYRQALDAGATAGVLNRLFQRAFGVGKRVRTDTRIQEGATSVAGAAVELAEKIFGKLAGCRVIVIGAGEMSRQTAQALVSRGASTVFVTNRSYDKAVGLAEEMGGRAVHFDEWQAVLAGVDVVISSTSAPHPVVLPHHIESVRRVRKFRPLFLIDIAVPRDIDPACGEIEEVYLYDIDTLEQLAGEARVRRERQIAECDRIIEEELKKLNLPGT
- the hemC gene encoding hydroxymethylbilane synthase, encoding MSEEIQHTTIGTRGSDLALVQSAAVERALSLAFPELRLSRRVIRTTGDRRTDVALAQVAKAEGTDKGIFTKELEEALKAGEIDIAVHSLKDVPTVLDDGFEIAGVLTRAPIRDVLVTKTLGGLEGLPAGSVVGTSSVRRAKQLEWLRPDLRVVDLRGNVPTRLKKLADSVCDALLLAEAGLVRLGYRMSKPAIVFGSTLNFTPLKEDSFYPAAGQGAIGLEIRKGDAAAAALVGSIRDADTFARVRAEREFLRLLEGGCSTPVGVYTTYDGGTLKMDARVFPDQGGEPKKGSASGSDPLAVAAELFHSLA
- the truB gene encoding tRNA pseudouridine(55) synthase TruB; the encoded protein is MNRPNPGPVVPSGVLLVDKAPDMTSHDVVAIARRALGTKKIGHCGTLDPMATGLLMLVVERATKIQDLLMSEDKEYEGTLTLGKKTSTQDRQGEVTEEKEVPAFTAAQIDAAFGEFTGAFEQIPPMVSAIKKDGVPLYKLARKGQEVERQPRPVTVTKYEVSRIELPEVDFTVNCSKGFYVRTYAHDIGDKLGCGAHLSALRRTRSGRFTLERALKVDQIKTMPREELWRSLVSLAEISLMRGA
- the obgE gene encoding GTPase ObgE; amino-acid sequence: MFIDHIRIYAKAGDGGNGAVSFRREKYVPRGGPDGGDGGKGGDIILKVDPSTDNLRQFHYDPKLIAKKGNNGAGVRKTGKGGATVIAKVPPGTVVYRSNATTVQEAVEFERGDEGIDLEPIADLTEYGQEFVLCKGGKGGMGNSNFATPTHRTPTESTPGEEGEEGVFYLELRRIADAGLVGFPNAGKSTLLGKLSHAHPKVAAYPFTTLQPSVGVVEFGGFRRCTVADIPGLIEGAHQNRGLGHEFLRHITRCRVLIFVVDIAGSEGRDPISDIQILRKEISEYDEELGRFPWMIVANKMDMEGAEDNLKALEQRFPKVKVIPISAELEEGLDALKLFLNDEVGYKA
- a CDS encoding helix-turn-helix transcriptional regulator — protein: MNLQDSPVTEGDFLEVVRILADIVTMEGTLDDKRVKLMGEIAHLIGTDSWVWGFAPLLKPGEQPVYLFQNLGGFDEERMSRLLMAVEHTDTGAMTAPLAEALIQTGAHVTRLRKHIVTDQRFESSPAEPYWRAADIGPLILSARPLEGRGNTIIGFYRPVSAPPFTEREARIAHIILTGVAWLHEASTPNPVVHDIPKLPPRCRLILNQLVHGRVRKEIARDLGISLHTVNDYIKQIFRHFDVHSQMQLISRLKNGDGHDVKQLPQAGPQP
- the cobA gene encoding uroporphyrinogen-III C-methyltransferase; the protein is MSKAGICYLVGAGPGDPGLLTLRAKELVERADVLVYDALSSPVILGWTKKDCEKINAGKRAKDHTLTQDEINALIVEKTQAGKTVVRLKGGDPMIFGRGGEEAAELAAAGVAFEIVPGISSTIGGPAYAGIPVTHRDHCSQLTIFTGHEDPTKGESSIDYAHLAKTPGTKVFVMGVARLREITSALIAGGADAATPMALTRWATTGSQKTITGTIGTMADIAEKADFGSPAVAVIGGVVTEREKINWFETRPLFGKKIVVTRTREQAGALSKGLADLGADVVELPTIRIEYPDDRIGFAEGVTHSHEYDWLVFSSPNGVEKFFDAFFATYADARSLGNPRIAVIGNGTAQKVKEYRFAVDLIPEKFVAEGLVEAFEKESVENLTILWVRAEEARDVIYDGLVKLGAIVDECIAYKTVPETEDSTGAAARLKEEGADLVTFTSASTVENFFKLGLPWPEGCVAGSIGPVTSEALRKQGIEPAFEAKQHDIPGLIEAVRKWAGR
- a CDS encoding DHH family phosphoesterase encodes the protein MPENASYQQIGEIFARYDSFVIMSHVRPDGDAIGSQLALGLALEAAGNRVRMINDDGLPDNLRFLPGSDRIELPPTEPLEDYEVAIALDTATKPRLGEASLNAASKAKVWLNIDHHKSNPRYGDVNHIDSSSPATGEILYKLITALNLPLPDASRDAIYVAVSTDTGSFQYPSTTADTYLMAADLIKRGLDVGKMNSQTYDSHPYRRVELTRALLNTLELTGGGRVAHWELTLATRDSLGLKPEDSEGLIDMIRAIEGVTVALFFEELDGGKIRVSMRSKDPRIDASDVCGQFGGGGHALAAGIRMAGPLAEAKQQVLAAVCAALPGA
- a CDS encoding cytochrome c biogenesis protein, which codes for MDRWFLIAATALAAVGGITGMWTVHKGTRSRWTVIWMIAAFAAQMGFLYYRGQARGACPLVGISEIMAFLSWSLTLFYLAVGPTYRLSLLGVFTAPLVTIFQILALLPGVWDTNPMRVPATDPWRETHAAMSVLSYGALALAAVAGVMFLVLDRQLKDHHLQSGLFRNLPPVRELLKSMVRLLWIGLALLSVGVVAGFMMPRQGGTAHLVAACVVWIGYGLLLGVRQVRGLTGRKTAVVAVVLFVGSLSVFALV